The sequence below is a genomic window from Vicia villosa cultivar HV-30 ecotype Madison, WI unplaced genomic scaffold, Vvil1.0 ctg.004225F_1_1, whole genome shotgun sequence.
CGGTTTCGGGCGGGCCTCGGTTATCTGTGCACCCCTTCACAATTTGAGTTTGTTTAGTTTGATTTGTGTAGAAAAGATGCATGTACTTTATGTTGTTTTAAATTGTCAACATGTCAAATCGAGTATGTACTTTAAATATATGCAAACATCAAGAGCTGAAATTATTTTCACAACAGTGAAATGGAGCAATTTTCGatgcatattatctaataaaCAAATAGTACAGAACTATTACACAGAGACCCTAATCTCCTATTTAAGTTCTTGCTCACCAATCCACACTCACAgcatttcattttcatttcagCCCCTAAACCAAATCACCCTTCCATCTCTGTTGATATTACTATGCCTGCTCGCAGAGTTCGAAATAACAGGGGAGAGCCTAACCTCTCACAAATTGTGTTCAGGCAGGGCGGAGCCGGAGACCTCCAGCAACAACGATACCGCGAATTCTACCAACGTTCAATAACATCTACGCGATACGTTGATGAGAATTGTTTACGCGATTTGGGGATGCTCGATACTGTGCAGCGGTTGCTTGATAAATTGGGTCTCACTAAAGCATGCACACTAAACTTACCCACCTATGAAGCATTAACCTTGGAATTCTTAAGTTCCTACTCCTACAACACACCTCCTGGTGCTGGTATGCATCTTACCGGAGCAGCGAATTTCAGAATGTTTAACACAGAATATACTGTGGATCAAGAGACTCTGAGTGAGATACTCCAGTTCACTCGTGGAGAAGATGTGAATTACCGAATTCCTCCGGAAATGGATTGGACAGCAACATCATTCGCAATATGGGAACGTATAGCCGGTGAACGTCCTGCTGGTTGGGACGAACTTCTCTCCACTCATATCCACAATCCTTGCATCCGTTACTTTCACCGCATCTTAGCTAATACCATTTTTGGAAGAACCAACAATAACAGGGTAAATTCCAAGGAGATGTTTTTCTTTCACTGCGCTTTTGCACGGAACTGCAGGATAAACGCTAGCTCGTTTCTCATGGCTCACATTCAATCTCTTGTCGCGAGGGATGGAACTAATGTACCTTTCTGTATTGGAGGTATAGTTACAAGTATAGCACTCCATCTGAACTTGGGGGACAAATTGCAAAATTTACCTTCACTACCAGCCGTTTTTATGGATATCGACAACTGTCGAGCTGGTCACCTTATCAAGGTAAGAGAAGAAGGAGGATATAATCTCATGGTGCGGAATAGGAAAGTTCCGAGCGTCATTTTGCCAAATCCAGCCATTACCAGATTAACCGATAGGAACAATTGGTTATACGATCTAGATGCACCTGCCCCTGGTGCAAATGTGCAAGACATCGAAGGTGGGGCGCATATTGATGAGCCTGATGAGATGGAGCAGGGTCCACCTGAAGAAGATCAACAACCACCTGCCCGACAGGTTGCAAGCACCTCCACCCGACGCCGTCGACGAAGTGACCGTGCTCCTGCTACTAATGATGACATTCTAGCGGCCATTATGCAAAGAAACGAATTGGATGCTCAGAGAGATGAAAGGAACCAGACACAGCTTACTAATATGATGAATCTCATGCAGCAAATCCAACACGAATTGGCCAACCAAGGAGAGCAGGTAACAGGCGTCATAACTGAATTGAACGCTTTGACCTTGCGTGTGGGGGACTTGCAGGATTATATCCATCAGGTGGGCATACCGGATCATCACGTGGCACAAAATGGACGGGGTCGAGCAAGGACTCCTGGTAGAGCACGTGGCAGAGGCAATGAGGGATGATTTTTCAGTTTTCTACCTTCCTTTCTTTGCATTGGAGACAATGCTCAGTTTAAGTGTAGTTTAAGTGTAGCTCAGTATTAGACAAATTCTGTTTGTTTCAAATGATGGTTGGTGGTTTTGCCATGATAAAAAATAGTCTTTTAACCTCTTGTAGGTAGTTGTTGTTATTTAACCACTTATATGGTAGTTACTTTACATAAAAGTGTCTGATACATTGAGATTTGAAGTACTTATTCTATCAATATTTCTTGCATGATTAGTTTTGGGGTCAATTAATACTTATTCTAACAACCTTCCATATCATGAAAGTCTGATTGTGTTTCATCTTCTTTAACTCCATTTCAATCAATTTCTTGTTTTGAATTTGTCAGATGAAGGAGTTTGGAGAGCAAGTATGAAAAATATCGTTTTAAAGAAATATTTACTtcattttaaagttttttaatGGAGAAATTGGTATCTGCACTATTCTTTTAATCATATcttatttatatttgtataaAGTATGTATTGTGTGATTCTCTCGATTGACAGATTATAATTAGTGCACTTGGTTTACTTATGATTTGAGTTTTTCGCAGGTTGGGATATCAGGATCATTACTCCGAAACAAATGAATATCCAACATTTTTTATTTCAGATTGGTGGCTCACTTTCTGTCATCAGGCATTTCAGGTGTTGCTCGTCGGGCGGTGCTGGAGCCTTCTTCGGTTAGTCTTGTAGCTGCTATTCTCATGGGTGTCGTCGTTCCACCCCGTTTGTTTGCAGAATTCTGTTCTCTTTTCGGTCTTCTGGCGCAATAGTTTGTTTAGGGAGCTGTTGGAGTGTAATGGTTCGGGAGTTGCGTGATCACCGGTTATTATCCATCGTTGTTAGTGATTGAATTATAGTTTTTAATGTTTTATATGTTTTAACGATTTCGTTTAATTTATGTACAGGTCTGGGGCAATCCACGCCGAGCATGGCTGCATTTACAAAGGCGAGGGTTGTGGCTGCTAAGATTTTCGAAATAATCGCTCGCAAGCCTGGAACTGACAGAAATAGTGAATCAGGATTGGAATTGGAGACGGTTACTGGACTTGTGGAGCTGATATCAATCCCACTTCTGGGCTGTAAGTTGTTGTGTTTCTCATATTTTATTCATACCACTACTCTGCTTCTTTGTAATATCTTCCTCGATTCTGATTTGTTGTGTTTTTGTTGTGTAAATcttgattttaaattaaatctTCATAATCTGTTATTTGTAATGCGTTAGGTTTCAAAGCTTCGTGAGAGTAAATCAAATGATAAGCGAGTTTCAATGTTTACGACAATGAAGAGACTCTATGTGAGAGCGGACCGTGGATGGAAGCTTTGCAAGCGGTAGATTTCCAACATAAAACCTTTTCTGTTTCCAATTTGCTGTTGGACAGCATTGATTTTTAACTATTTTCCATTGGTTTTCCCGTTTTTCTCAAATTTGCGGTAGGGTTGGCCATGAAGGTTGCCATCAAGATGGAATTTAGGATCACACAGCCGGTAACATTCACTCATTGGCGTTTCCCTTTTGAAAACAATTTTTATCTCAGATATTTCATTAGTCTACGAATATAGGTTTATGATGTGAGCAAACTGTATTATATGATGTAATGATTTGTTCAAAGCTGTTGATTCTTacattttcttttactttctgaTTCTGATTTTGTGCCGACTGTTTTGGTTGAACCAAGAACTGGAAATACCAGACCGGTTCTTGTCCTAACGCATGCTTGGTGCAAACCAGATGCAGGTATCATTTAACCTAACCTATCATACTATTGGATATTAGGAATTAAGTCACTGAGATGACATGTCTTTGCTGTTATTATTATTGTCACAACTACTAATGTAAGTCAACTACTCTTCAATTTCGCAGAATTCTGAATATGATAAATTTTGGACCAACTATAAGGAATTCACTATTTTTAACCCTTATTTGTTTGCCTAAAAGTAGCAACATGACTGGTAAGCCTTTGACATGTTTGTAATGCATCACTGTTTCTGCACAACTATTGGAACGACACTGAGGTTCAAAAGCACACCATCTGGCTGCTACTACAATTGTTGCTCGGGCTGCAATCGTTCAAACAAGAATACTTCACTGCCTTTTCAATGAAATTGTAACGGTTTCAATGTCATCGAAGTAACAAAGTATAAAATTGAGATTGAAGTTCAGCACGATGGACATGTCTGCTCCTTCACGTTTTGGGACAAAGCTCGTGTCCCAATTGTTGGCATTACAGCTGCCAAGTTGAGAGCTATAATGAAAGAGGTAAGTATCTTATGCACACCTTTATAACTTTTCTGTGCACCATATTTCTAAACATATTTATTTCTGCATATTTATATTGTCGACGACATTGATCTTAAAAGGATTAAGAATTCAGTATTTGTCGTGTAGGCTGGGGAAGATCACCCACAAATATACGCTATCCACCTTGACAGTCTACTGAAGCAAAAGTTGGCCTTTCATGTGAAGTATTCCACCTTCTACAAACAATGCTCGATTGTCATGCTTAATAGAGATGAACACGTGTACAACATGATCCATGAATATATGAACCCAAATGAGGTAAATGATATACCCTATGTAAAAATCATTATGGAAATGCAGTCATGAGGAGttgagttaataataataatgttatatGAATATAACACACTTCAAAGGTGTCTCtgtttgaaaattttgctacaAATCCAACATCTCAAAACAACCATAATATGGTAACCTATTTTTATGTTATGTTATTCTATTCATTGCTATTTTATCACACAATTACCTCGACTGGTAGCATTTTTATTATATCTGCTGTTTGAACAGATCCTATCTACTGAGCTCACTTTGTATAAAACAAGCTCTACGAATACACCACCACCGTCTAAGAGGGATGATGCCACCATTAGATATGATGATGCGCCTCCAACCATGTATCTAACACCACAAAATTCTTCCACATAACTGAAACACATGAAGAAGGAGTGATATGGAGGAGTAATTTGGAACACCTTCTGTAATGTTAGCTACTATTTTCTCTTTCAACTTTTTTTGTAATGTTCCTTAACATTGAAATGTGGAAACCTCTAAATGCAATTAAGAACCTGTTGCATAACATTTCCGCTGCCGCGTTTTGTCTTCGTTAACTAGTCCATTTGCTATTAAGACCTTATCTCAtgtaaaaattatcattttcatTTAACCACAACTATCATTTATGGTTTAAGAGTGAAGTCTGTTAACAACCtcatgaatactcatgttgatgtGTAACTATGCATGGTCTTTTGAATGAACAATCACATTGTTGATGCCATCGATCTTTATGGTCTTTAGAATGAACAAAGATACTAGCGTTATTACTGATCATTCAAACTATATTATATGCTTTCAATCTTTATGGTCTGTGATATTGTCAACAAACTTACTGCATCACAAAACATTGTTTGTTTAATAGTTTGCTTTTGCTTCAGCATGCCTGTACAAAATCTGAGCCCATTTTAAATAGGTTATATCTCAAATTTTTCAAACATGCAGTGCCAGATTGTTTGTCATGCATTTATATTGTTGGCATAAGTGCACTGCAAGTTGTTTCACCCTGAAGAATATCAGTACAGACATGCTATTTTGATATGTAGATTTCTATGTTAATAGTGTTAAATGAAGGATTTTGCTGAATTCTATGTCCGAGTATGATTTTGCAGCTGAAGCAGATTTGTTCAAAGCACCTGAACCGATTATTGAAGAGTCAgagattgatctggatcccatgACAGCAGCCATCTCAATGAGATATCAAATCTCACTCTGATTAATTCTCCATCCTCGAATGTTCCTCCTGTTTATAAGAGGTTCGTCGTTTCCTCTTTGCGGTGTCTATTATCAATCTATGGCATTGTGTTTCCGAGTTTTCTAATATAATGTTTTCGAATTTTCTAATATATAGAAATTGAATGCAACAACATTGTTGTTCGAGGCATCACGATTCTCGCGACTGattatggtttatggtttatgACGCACACTCTTGCAAGAACAAGCAGATTGAGGACTGTTATATAGTGTCCTGGGATGACTGTGTGGCTGTGAAGAGTGGTTGGGATGACTATGGTATACCTTATTGAATGCCGACTACGCAGCTGGTAATAACAAGGCTCACTATGATGTCTCATTTAGTGGTTTTAAGCTGTTAGTGATattgttttttccatttttggtTTTCTGGGTACATTTGCTTGTGCTGTTGGTTTATCAGCTGCACTTAATCTGGGTTGCAAACCTGTTAGAACTTCAAGAACTGATCGGCTGCACCGCTAGGGCTGGGTTCGAACCTAGGACCTTTGGTTAAGCTGGAAGAGACCCTCTAAATATATATGAGTTTTGCTAAGATAGAACCATTTAATTTTTAGAAGGAGTACTTTAggaaactataattaaaaaaatagttaaatgtaCTCTAAGATGTATGTTATTAAAACACTTCTTTAAAAAATAGAAGTGAGTGTAAGTTAACATCTTTTATAGACATTTACTAAAATAGATCCATTTATTTTTAGGAGTGTGTtagcaaataataattaaaatttataaatacacTCTAAGGTGCATATTGCTAAAACAAtcctttataaaaattaattggtCTATCTTAACAAAACTCATTATATACTGGTATGTTTGTGAAAGATTCATAGGATACAATGCAAGATGCACCAAACCGTTTTTTGTTCAATGCTCGCAAAACCTAGTTTTATATCAGTGGCTACTCAAGCGCTACCAGGGGCGGAGCCAGGACCCTGGGCCAGGGggttcaaaatctttttctatcAGTGTCAACGGGAGCATGAGGTAAAcctatttttcttttgaatggtTTCAATGTAGGCTAGAAATTAGAATTCAGTTCCCAAGCTGATAAAATTATATCTTTGTTACAGGAAATAGTGGAATAtctttgttggagagaaataaAGTAGAATATCTTTGTTGTAGAGCTATATATTTACTATATAGGTTAATTACTATATAGGTTCTGAGGTGATATTTACTTATAGTTAATTATATTTGCTGCGTATCATTATTTATTATCTCTCAACTGATTGATTGATGAGTTGAATATAAATTTGCTATTATTATTTAAGTATCTAAATTCAATGGAATCAATAGCCTCAAACTCAACTCATTGCAAGAAGACACTAAGAAGGTAtgggtgttttctttttctttagttTTCTCTATTATCAAATATGATTTGTTCTCTTTTTCTTTAGTTTTCATGCAAAAAGATAAAACTTATGCTATAATTTATTTGTCAATAGTTCAAACTCTGAGTTTGGATGTTGGTTTGTGAGTTAAGGGTGGAGTGTTGTTAGATAGTGGTGTtgagagaatgtgaagaaaatgaaaattgaAATTCATACATCATCTTTTGAAATATATACAACCTAACAACCTTGAAATCTTGTATAATAGCTTCGGTTCGGAATGTTGTTGTCCACTACCTTCTTTAATTGTTAATTGAGTATGAGTTAAAGTTTTTgggtttattttaaatttttcaagATTTTATTAAGAAGAATGATTTTTCTTGTCAGTAGTTTTAATTCCGACACTGAAGCATCGGAATCTTATAATATTCAACCCTTGAAACGGCGTAGAAAAGTTGGTTTCAatctcttttgatttttgaataaatattgaTGTATGAATTAAAACTAAAGATCTAATCATTCGGTTGGTTTCAATCTCTTGTTTCATTTATAATCGAATGATTAGATCTTTAGTTTTAATTCATACATCAATATTTgttcaaaaatcaaaagagatTGAAACTAACTTTTCTACGCCGTTTCACGGGTTGAATATTACAAGATTTCGATACTTCAGTGTCGGAATTAAAATTACTGACAAGAAAAAATTAAAGACAAAAAATCATTCTTCTTAATAAAATcttgaaaaatttaaaataaatctaaaaatttTAACTCATACTCAGTTAACAATTAAAGAAGGCAGTGAACAACAACATTCCGAACCGAAGCTATTATACAAGATTTCAAGGTTGTTAAGTTGTATATATTTCAAAAGATGATGTATGAATTTcagttttcattttcttcacgTTCTCGCAGCACCACTATCTAACAACACTCCACCCTTAACTCACAAACCAACATCCAAACTCAGAGTTTGAACTATTGACAAATAAATTATACCATAAGTTTTATCTTTTTGCATGAAAACTAAAGAAAAAGAGAACAAATCATATCTGATAATAGAGAAaactaaagaaaaagaaaaccacCCATACC
It includes:
- the LOC131641893 gene encoding uncharacterized protein LOC131641893, whose translation is MPARRVRNNRGEPNLSQIVFRQGGAGDLQQQRYREFYQRSITSTRYVDENCLRDLGMLDTVQRLLDKLGLTKACTLNLPTYEALTLEFLSSYSYNTPPGAGMHLTGAANFRMFNTEYTVDQETLSEILQFTRGEDVNYRIPPEMDWTATSFAIWERIAGERPAGWDELLSTHIHNPCIRYFHRILANTIFGRTNNNRVNSKEMFFFHCAFARNCRINASSFLMAHIQSLVARDGTNVPFCIGGIVTSIALHLNLGDKLQNLPSLPAVFMDIDNCRAGHLIKVREEGGYNLMVRNRKVPSVILPNPAITRLTDRNNWLYDLDAPAPGANVQDIEGGAHIDEPDEMEQGPPEEDQQPPARQVASTSTRRRRRSDRAPATNDDILAAIMQRNELDAQRDERNQTQLTNMMNLMQQIQHELANQGEQVTGVITELNALTLRVGDLQDYIHQVGIPDHHVAQNGRGRARTPGRARGRGNEG